One Actinosynnema pretiosum DNA segment encodes these proteins:
- a CDS encoding D-alanine--D-alanine ligase family protein codes for MLRVLHLTGSPVSPFFAELSTVYGRGCLGAAADPARYEFLVAHVTPDGRWRFPADLTPRALAAARPVGLPEALGVVESLSVDVAVPQLFCLPGMTTFRALLDALGVPYPGNPPDVMALGADKAMTRAVVAAAGVPVPEGRVVTGADPCPLPPPFVVKPVDADNSDGLALVRDRADYRAALDAAFACSPRRRALVERYVPPGREVRCGVLVRSGVPTPLPLEEYPLPSGVRPRADKLADDGDGSLSLVAKADGRSWIVDHDDPVTAAVQEQALRCHEALGCRDYSLFDFRVDPEGRPWFLEAGLYCSFAPTSVITTMAAAAGIGLAELFAEAVTTAARRG; via the coding sequence GTGCTTCGCGTTCTGCACCTGACCGGTTCGCCGGTGAGCCCGTTCTTCGCCGAACTGTCCACTGTGTACGGTCGGGGTTGCCTCGGCGCGGCGGCGGACCCGGCGCGCTACGAGTTCCTGGTGGCGCACGTGACCCCGGACGGCCGCTGGCGCTTCCCGGCGGACCTGACGCCGCGGGCGCTGGCGGCTGCCCGGCCGGTGGGGCTGCCCGAGGCGCTGGGCGTGGTCGAGTCGCTGTCGGTGGACGTGGCCGTGCCGCAGCTGTTCTGCCTGCCCGGCATGACCACGTTCCGCGCGCTGCTGGACGCCCTGGGCGTGCCGTACCCCGGCAACCCGCCGGACGTGATGGCGCTGGGCGCGGACAAGGCGATGACCCGCGCGGTCGTCGCGGCGGCGGGCGTCCCCGTCCCGGAGGGCCGGGTGGTCACCGGGGCCGACCCCTGCCCGCTCCCGCCGCCGTTCGTGGTCAAGCCGGTGGACGCCGACAACTCCGACGGTCTGGCCCTGGTGCGCGACCGCGCCGACTACCGCGCGGCCCTGGACGCGGCGTTCGCCTGCTCGCCGCGCCGCAGGGCCCTGGTGGAGCGCTACGTGCCACCGGGCCGCGAGGTCCGCTGCGGCGTGCTCGTCAGGTCCGGCGTCCCGACGCCGCTCCCCCTGGAGGAGTACCCGCTCCCGTCCGGCGTCCGCCCCCGCGCCGACAAGCTGGCCGACGACGGCGACGGCTCCCTGTCCCTGGTCGCCAAGGCGGACGGCCGCTCGTGGATCGTCGACCACGACGACCCGGTCACGGCGGCCGTGCAGGAGCAGGCGCTGCGCTGCCACGAGGCGCTCGGCTGCCGCGACTACAGCCTGTTCGACTTCCGGGTCGACCCGGAGGGGCGGCCGTGGTTCCTGGAGGCGGGGCTGTACTGCTCGTTCGCGCCGACGAGCGTGATCACGACGATGGCCGCCGCGGCGGGGATCGGCCTGGCGGAGCTGTTCGCCGAGGCGGTCACCACCGCGGCGCGCAGGGGGTGA